One part of the Segnochrobactrum spirostomi genome encodes these proteins:
- a CDS encoding LysR family transcriptional regulator: MDWDKLRIFHAAAQAGSFTHAGDMLNMSQSAVSRQVSALEQELGIPLFHRHARGLLLTEQGDLLFRTARDVMMKLDAVQARLADSREKPSGVLRVTTTVGLGTTWLTSRINEFLEIYPDVELQVILDDTELDLSMRQADVAIRLRQPVQPDLIQRRLFTVHFHLYASPAYLRRFGSPSSVAELDQHRLITFGEQGASYLREMNWAETAGRAADQSRRPTLKINSVVAIKQAVQRGIGIGLLPDYIIEPDSGLVQLIPEAELPEYNTYFVYPAELKSTARVRAFRDFIVAKAEEWTH; this comes from the coding sequence ATGGACTGGGACAAGCTCAGGATTTTTCATGCCGCGGCACAGGCGGGCAGCTTCACCCATGCCGGCGACATGCTGAACATGAGCCAGTCGGCGGTGAGTCGTCAGGTCAGCGCCCTCGAGCAGGAACTCGGCATTCCCCTGTTCCATCGCCACGCCCGCGGCCTGTTGCTGACTGAGCAGGGCGATCTCCTGTTCCGCACCGCCCGCGACGTGATGATGAAGCTCGACGCCGTCCAGGCGCGGCTCGCGGACTCCCGCGAGAAGCCGTCGGGCGTGCTGCGCGTGACAACCACCGTCGGCCTCGGCACCACGTGGCTCACCTCGCGGATCAACGAGTTCCTCGAAATCTATCCGGACGTCGAACTGCAGGTGATCCTCGACGACACCGAACTCGACCTCTCGATGCGGCAGGCCGACGTGGCGATCCGCCTGCGCCAGCCGGTGCAGCCGGACCTCATCCAGCGTCGGCTGTTCACGGTGCACTTCCATCTCTACGCGTCGCCCGCCTATCTGCGCCGCTTCGGCAGCCCGTCGAGCGTCGCCGAGCTCGATCAGCACCGGCTCATCACCTTCGGCGAGCAGGGCGCGAGCTACTTGCGGGAAATGAACTGGGCCGAGACCGCCGGCCGCGCCGCCGATCAGTCGCGGCGCCCGACGCTGAAGATCAACAGCGTGGTGGCGATCAAGCAGGCGGTCCAGCGGGGCATCGGCATCGGGCTTCTGCCCGACTACATCATCGAGCCGGATTCCGGGCTGGTGCAGCTCATTCCCGAGGCGGAACTGCCCGAATACAACACCTATTTCGTCTATCCGGCCGAGCTCAAGAGCACCGCCCGGGTGCGCGCCTTCCGCGACTTCATCGTCGCCAAGGCGGAGGAGTGGACGCACTGA
- a CDS encoding molecular chaperone DjiA: MTIWARIGDFVQAIGVGGSDLIDRALTPFFGDEAHRRAVAFTIAIVALSAKMARADGVVVAAEIQAFRDHFAVPSGEEANVERLFQLAQQDVAGFEHYAAKIKALFADDPATLEDVLDVLFVIAGSDGLIHAREIAYLERVAQIFGLPTCACARIRARHVMAAPDDPYVILGVDPGADNATLRAEYRRLVREHHPDRVTARGVPQELVKLATERLAAINVAWGRIAKERGL; the protein is encoded by the coding sequence ATGACGATCTGGGCGCGCATCGGTGATTTCGTGCAGGCGATCGGGGTCGGCGGCTCCGATCTGATCGATCGCGCCTTGACGCCCTTCTTCGGCGACGAGGCACACCGCCGCGCGGTCGCCTTCACCATCGCCATCGTCGCCCTGTCGGCCAAGATGGCGCGGGCGGACGGCGTCGTCGTCGCCGCGGAGATCCAGGCCTTCCGCGATCATTTCGCGGTGCCATCCGGCGAGGAGGCCAATGTCGAGCGGCTGTTCCAGCTCGCCCAGCAGGACGTCGCCGGCTTCGAACACTATGCCGCGAAGATCAAGGCGCTGTTCGCCGACGATCCGGCGACGCTCGAGGACGTGCTCGACGTTCTGTTCGTCATCGCCGGGTCGGACGGCCTGATCCACGCCCGCGAGATCGCCTATCTCGAACGGGTCGCGCAGATCTTCGGCCTGCCCACCTGCGCCTGCGCCCGCATCCGTGCCCGCCACGTCATGGCGGCCCCCGATGATCCCTACGTGATCCTCGGCGTCGATCCCGGCGCGGACAACGCCACCCTGCGCGCCGAATATCGCAGGCTGGTGCGGGAGCATCATCCCGACCGCGTCACCGCACGCGGCGTGCCGCAGGAGCTCGTCAAGCTCGCCACCGAGCGGCTCGCCGCGATCAACGTCGCCTGGGGGCGGATCGCCAAGGAACGCGGCCTATGA
- a CDS encoding 2OG-Fe(II) oxygenase, with amino-acid sequence MSTVLDAPGAAAVKERFLAALTGGDQRGTPYRHWLLDAALPADDIADLQRMPFPAPSLDGVSGTREAHNATRVYFDVDNRKRFPVCEAVAAAFQDTGMVSEIARITGSDLDGTYLRIEYAQDTDGFWLQPHTDIGVKRFTLLIYLSDDPNHAELGTDIYANKETWVGRSPFGPNKAMIFVPSDHSWHGFEPRPIQGVRKSLIINYVTTDWRAREQLSYPDATVKVAA; translated from the coding sequence ATGAGCACAGTTCTCGACGCTCCCGGTGCCGCTGCGGTGAAAGAGCGGTTTCTCGCAGCACTCACCGGCGGCGATCAGCGCGGGACGCCCTACCGACATTGGCTCCTCGACGCAGCCCTCCCCGCGGACGACATCGCCGATCTGCAGCGTATGCCCTTCCCGGCCCCGTCGCTCGACGGCGTGTCGGGGACCCGTGAGGCTCACAACGCGACGCGCGTCTACTTCGATGTCGACAACCGCAAGCGGTTCCCGGTCTGCGAGGCGGTGGCCGCCGCCTTCCAGGACACCGGCATGGTGAGCGAGATCGCCCGCATCACCGGCAGCGACCTCGACGGAACCTATCTGCGCATCGAATATGCCCAGGATACCGACGGCTTCTGGCTGCAGCCGCACACCGACATCGGCGTGAAGCGCTTCACCCTGCTGATCTACCTCTCCGACGACCCGAACCATGCGGAGCTCGGGACCGACATCTACGCCAACAAGGAGACGTGGGTCGGCCGTTCGCCGTTCGGGCCCAACAAGGCGATGATCTTCGTGCCGTCCGACCATAGCTGGCACGGCTTCGAGCCCCGCCCGATCCAGGGCGTGCGCAAGTCGCTCATCATCAATTATGTGACGACCGATTGGCGCGCCCGCGAGCAACTCAGCTACCCCGACGCGACGGTCAAGGTTGCTGCCTGA
- a CDS encoding short chain dehydrogenase, translated as MKIVLFGTGAIGSAVKDVLVEHGHAVVSIGRTSGDRQADMTDIASLTALFRDLGTFHAVASAAGEVSGAPLEKATDEQWAKSIAGKGMGQINLVRAALPYIADGGSFTLVSGVLTEEPIPGGSLGRTINNMVEGFVKGAATEMPRGCRINCISPTVLAESTHYLPYFVGYTPVPAREVALAYLRAIANPLNGRILKLHKTDS; from the coding sequence ATGAAAATCGTCCTGTTCGGAACGGGTGCCATCGGCTCGGCGGTGAAGGACGTCCTCGTCGAGCACGGCCACGCGGTCGTCTCGATCGGCCGCACCTCCGGCGACCGGCAGGCGGACATGACCGACATCGCGAGCCTCACCGCCCTGTTCCGCGATCTCGGGACCTTCCATGCGGTGGCGAGCGCGGCGGGCGAGGTGTCCGGCGCGCCGCTCGAAAAGGCGACCGACGAACAATGGGCGAAGTCGATCGCCGGCAAGGGCATGGGGCAGATCAACCTGGTCCGCGCCGCCCTGCCCTACATCGCCGACGGCGGCTCGTTCACGCTCGTCTCGGGCGTGCTGACCGAGGAGCCCATCCCGGGCGGCTCCCTCGGCCGGACGATCAACAACATGGTCGAGGGCTTCGTGAAGGGCGCGGCGACGGAGATGCCGCGCGGCTGCCGCATCAATTGCATCAGCCCGACCGTCCTCGCGGAGTCGACGCACTACCTTCCCTATTTCGTCGGCTATACCCCGGTGCCGGCCCGCGAGGTTGCGCTCGCCTATCTGCGCGCGATCGCCAATCCCCTCAACGGCCGGATCCTCAAGCTGCACAAGACCGATAGCTGA
- the trxB gene encoding thioredoxin-disulfide reductase produces the protein MTEPLHAKMLIIGSGPAGYTAAIYGARAMLEPVIVAGIQPGGQLTITTDVENYPGFVDAVQGPWLVEQMRQQAEHVGTRMIYDHIVSVDISRRPFRLTGDTGRVYTCDALVIATGAQARWLDLPSEQKFRGFGVSACATCDGFFYRGKEVLVIGGGNTAVEEALYLTHHASKVTIVHRRDTFRAEQILQRRLFDHPKIEVIWNTVLDEVVGGGEPAVVNGVRLKNIVTGELSERTVDGVFVAIGHQPASDLFEETLRMKPGGYIWTAPDSTATSVPGVFAAGDVTDDVFRQAVTAAGMGCMAALEVERFLAHAEVPADVEAA, from the coding sequence ATGACCGAACCGCTTCACGCCAAGATGCTGATCATCGGGTCCGGACCCGCGGGCTATACGGCCGCGATCTACGGCGCCCGCGCGATGCTCGAGCCCGTCATCGTGGCCGGCATCCAGCCCGGCGGACAGCTCACCATCACCACGGACGTCGAGAACTATCCGGGCTTCGTCGATGCCGTGCAGGGCCCGTGGCTCGTCGAGCAGATGCGCCAGCAGGCCGAGCACGTCGGCACGCGGATGATCTACGACCATATCGTCTCGGTCGACATCTCGCGCCGGCCGTTCCGCCTGACCGGCGACACCGGCCGCGTCTACACTTGCGACGCGCTGGTCATCGCGACCGGCGCCCAGGCGCGCTGGCTCGACCTGCCGTCGGAGCAGAAGTTCCGCGGCTTCGGCGTTTCGGCCTGCGCCACCTGCGATGGCTTCTTCTATCGTGGCAAGGAAGTGCTGGTGATCGGCGGCGGCAACACCGCGGTCGAGGAGGCGCTGTACCTCACCCACCACGCGTCCAAGGTGACGATCGTGCACCGGCGCGACACCTTCCGGGCCGAGCAGATCCTCCAGCGCCGCCTGTTCGACCACCCGAAGATCGAGGTGATCTGGAATACGGTGCTCGACGAGGTGGTGGGCGGCGGCGAACCTGCGGTCGTCAACGGTGTCCGGCTCAAAAATATCGTGACGGGAGAACTCAGCGAGCGCACGGTCGATGGCGTTTTTGTCGCGATCGGCCATCAACCTGCCTCGGATCTGTTCGAGGAAACGCTCCGGATGAAGCCGGGCGGCTATATCTGGACGGCGCCCGATTCGACCGCGACCAGCGTTCCGGGCGTGTTCGCCGCCGGCGACGTCACCGACGACGTGTTCCGTCAGGCCGTCACGGCCGCTGGGATGGGGTGCATGGCCGCGCTCGAGGTCGAGCGCTTCCTCGCGCACGCCGAAGTGCCGGCGGACGTCGAGGCGGCTTGA
- a CDS encoding VOC family protein, translated as MLLYTTLGTDDLPRAIAFYDAVMAALGHARLPDWSDGWAGWGQDYDTGFGFWLCRPFDEKPATAGNGTMLAFKADSPAQVRAFHAVGMSHGGADEGSPGLRPHYAPTFYAAYLRDPDGHKLAAVFHRYSAAEDTQATR; from the coding sequence ATGCTGCTCTACACGACCCTCGGAACCGACGACCTGCCGCGCGCCATCGCCTTCTACGACGCGGTGATGGCGGCCCTCGGCCACGCCCGGCTGCCGGACTGGAGCGACGGCTGGGCCGGCTGGGGCCAGGATTACGACACCGGCTTCGGCTTCTGGCTCTGCCGGCCGTTCGACGAGAAGCCGGCCACGGCAGGAAACGGCACGATGCTCGCCTTCAAAGCGGACAGCCCGGCGCAGGTGCGCGCCTTCCATGCCGTGGGGATGTCTCACGGGGGAGCCGACGAAGGCTCACCGGGTCTCCGCCCGCACTACGCCCCGACCTTCTACGCCGCCTATCTCCGCGACCCCGACGGCCACAAGCTCGCCGCGGTGTTCCATCGCTACAGCGCGGCGGAGGACACGCAGGCGACCCGCTGA
- a CDS encoding urate hydroxylase PuuD, producing MSGFILDWFNLAARWAHLVVGIGWIGTSFYFIALDLELKKRERMNPGVYGTAWLVHGGGFYHVEKYMVAPSELPPDIVWYKWEAYLTWVTGFSLLILQYYFNARLFLIDPNILEMAPSEAVLISVLSLGAGWLIYDRLCKSPLVERPALLAVSVFALILGAAYLYTHVYSPRGAFIHVGAFIGTIMAVNVFGVIIPNQRKIVASLIAGEKPDPALGRAGKQRSLHNNYLTLPVLLMMVSNHYPMLTGHPKGWLVVGLVVVTGGAVRHFLNRHDAHDPFEKYSWTLPVAAVAFGLMVWMTWPKPVPTTGATVSDAQVMALVNKHCTMCHAAHPTHQGIDAPPKGLVFDDVAALKRYGAQIEAQAVQAQVMPLGNETGMTEAERRELGAWIDAHR from the coding sequence ATGAGCGGTTTCATCCTCGACTGGTTCAATCTCGCCGCGCGTTGGGCCCATCTCGTCGTCGGTATCGGCTGGATCGGGACGTCGTTCTACTTCATCGCCCTCGATCTCGAGCTGAAGAAGCGCGAGCGCATGAATCCGGGCGTGTACGGCACCGCCTGGCTGGTTCACGGCGGCGGCTTCTACCACGTCGAGAAATATATGGTGGCGCCGAGCGAGCTGCCGCCGGATATCGTCTGGTACAAGTGGGAAGCCTACCTGACCTGGGTGACCGGCTTCTCACTGCTCATTCTGCAATATTATTTCAATGCTCGGCTCTTCCTGATCGACCCGAATATCCTCGAGATGGCTCCGTCGGAAGCGGTGCTGATCTCGGTCTTGTCGCTCGGTGCCGGCTGGCTCATCTATGACCGGCTGTGCAAGTCGCCGCTGGTCGAGCGTCCGGCGCTGCTTGCCGTCTCGGTGTTCGCGCTGATCCTCGGTGCGGCTTATCTCTACACCCATGTCTATTCGCCGCGCGGCGCCTTCATCCATGTCGGCGCCTTCATCGGCACCATCATGGCGGTCAACGTGTTCGGGGTGATCATCCCGAACCAGCGCAAGATCGTCGCCTCGCTGATCGCCGGGGAAAAGCCCGACCCGGCGCTCGGCCGCGCCGGCAAGCAGCGCTCGCTACACAACAATTATCTGACGCTGCCGGTGCTTCTGATGATGGTGAGCAACCATTATCCGATGCTAACCGGCCACCCGAAGGGCTGGCTCGTCGTCGGCCTCGTCGTGGTCACAGGCGGCGCGGTGCGCCATTTCCTCAACCGCCACGACGCTCATGACCCGTTCGAGAAATATTCCTGGACGTTGCCCGTGGCCGCCGTCGCGTTCGGGCTGATGGTGTGGATGACGTGGCCGAAGCCCGTCCCGACGACCGGCGCGACGGTGAGTGACGCGCAAGTGATGGCGCTCGTGAACAAGCACTGCACCATGTGCCACGCTGCCCATCCGACCCATCAGGGCATCGATGCGCCGCCGAAGGGCCTCGTCTTCGACGACGTCGCCGCGCTCAAGCGGTACGGTGCGCAGATCGAGGCCCAGGCCGTGCAGGCGCAGGTCATGCCGCTCGGTAACGAGACCGGCATGACGGAGGCCGAACGCCGCGAACTCGGC
- a CDS encoding methyl-accepting chemotaxis protein, whose product MRIGIAGKLGLSLVLFLIPIAYVIFNLIAQQQIAIDFAAKELQGNEYLRVVRQAQFDFWTHRRSGAEIAEALAAAERTLGSGMNSSEAASAAEDALRSGAPGAVAALRALIAQVGDQSNLILDPDLDSYYVMDVILTKLPDMTDQVAILGALAAKPSATNAERVDLLVAQGALQALIDGLARSVEAGYAGNADGSLKAALDASFRDADQRARAFAAAVKAVGAQGGAAPDVTPALTVIESFGGVSADQLDRLLQLRIDGFVHNRMLTLIVTAILFLATLVVVVALLRRTVIRPLNRMIAAMNRLAAGDLEMQIPEEHRHDEIAAMAAAMVVFRANAIEQRCVERQRQEEHAKREHRAKAIEGLTARFDTNVTVALEVVAETSVELKATATSMSSAASQSTVQAGAVAVSAEETSLNVEAVAGAAEELSASISAIGRHVVEAARIATTASEEAGRTDRLVQSLSVAATRIGEVVQLISDIARQTNLLALNASIEAARAGDAGRGFAVVAAEVKSLAEQTSNATAEITRQIAAVQDETRNTVGAIQVISAVIEQIESISATISAAVNQQGAVTSEIALNVQRAAQGTRQVSRTIGGVSQSAETTGAAAEQVLSSAGQLSESSERLRREVLEFLSSFKAA is encoded by the coding sequence GTGAGAATCGGCATTGCCGGCAAGCTTGGCCTGTCCCTTGTTCTTTTCCTGATTCCGATCGCCTATGTGATCTTCAATTTGATCGCACAGCAGCAGATCGCCATCGACTTCGCGGCCAAGGAGCTTCAGGGGAACGAATATTTGCGCGTGGTGCGGCAGGCGCAATTCGATTTTTGGACACATCGTCGCTCCGGAGCGGAGATCGCGGAGGCGCTCGCGGCGGCGGAACGCACCTTAGGCTCCGGCATGAACTCTTCGGAGGCGGCCAGCGCAGCCGAGGATGCGCTCAGGAGCGGCGCTCCGGGTGCGGTCGCGGCGTTGCGTGCGCTGATTGCGCAGGTCGGGGATCAATCCAATCTGATCCTCGATCCCGATCTCGACAGCTACTATGTCATGGACGTCATTCTCACGAAGTTGCCCGACATGACGGACCAGGTCGCGATCCTCGGCGCCCTCGCCGCGAAGCCGTCGGCGACGAACGCGGAGCGTGTCGATCTGCTGGTCGCGCAGGGCGCGCTCCAGGCGCTGATCGACGGTCTCGCGCGGTCGGTGGAAGCGGGATATGCCGGCAACGCCGACGGTTCGCTGAAGGCGGCGCTCGACGCGTCCTTCCGAGACGCCGACCAACGAGCAAGAGCTTTTGCTGCGGCGGTCAAGGCTGTGGGGGCGCAAGGTGGGGCGGCCCCGGATGTCACGCCGGCGCTGACGGTGATCGAGAGCTTCGGCGGGGTATCGGCGGATCAGCTCGATCGTCTTCTGCAGTTGCGCATCGACGGGTTCGTGCACAATCGCATGCTCACCTTGATTGTCACGGCCATACTCTTCCTTGCCACGCTCGTCGTCGTCGTCGCGCTGCTCCGCAGGACCGTGATCCGGCCGCTCAATCGGATGATCGCAGCGATGAATCGTCTCGCAGCGGGCGATCTGGAAATGCAGATTCCAGAGGAGCATCGGCACGACGAGATCGCAGCCATGGCGGCTGCAATGGTCGTGTTCAGAGCGAACGCCATCGAACAGCGCTGCGTGGAGCGTCAGCGGCAGGAGGAACATGCCAAACGCGAACATCGGGCGAAGGCGATCGAAGGGCTGACTGCGCGCTTCGACACCAACGTCACGGTAGCGCTCGAGGTCGTTGCCGAAACGAGCGTCGAACTGAAGGCGACGGCGACGAGCATGTCCTCGGCGGCGAGTCAGTCCACGGTTCAGGCGGGCGCGGTGGCAGTGTCGGCGGAAGAAACCTCGCTCAACGTCGAGGCCGTGGCGGGAGCCGCGGAAGAACTATCGGCATCGATCTCCGCAATTGGCCGTCACGTCGTCGAAGCCGCCCGGATCGCCACGACCGCTTCGGAGGAGGCGGGGCGCACCGACCGCCTCGTACAATCCCTGTCGGTCGCCGCCACTCGGATCGGCGAGGTCGTTCAACTCATCAGCGACATCGCGAGGCAGACCAATCTGCTGGCGCTCAATGCATCGATCGAGGCCGCACGGGCCGGCGACGCCGGCAGGGGCTTCGCCGTTGTTGCGGCGGAGGTCAAGAGCCTCGCCGAGCAGACCTCCAACGCCACCGCCGAGATCACCCGGCAGATCGCCGCCGTGCAGGACGAGACGCGCAATACCGTCGGTGCGATCCAGGTGATCTCCGCCGTCATCGAACAGATCGAGAGCATCTCCGCGACCATATCGGCGGCCGTCAATCAGCAGGGTGCGGTGACAAGCGAAATCGCCCTCAACGTCCAGCGGGCAGCCCAGGGCACACGGCAAGTGAGCCGGACGATCGGCGGTGTTTCGCAAAGCGCAGAGACGACCGGCGCTGCCGCGGAGCAGGTCCTCTCCTCCGCAGGCCAGTTGTCGGAGAGTTCAGAGCGTCTCCGCCGCGAAGTGCTGGAATTCCTGTCGTCCTTCAAGGCGGCGTGA
- a CDS encoding N-acetylmuramoyl-L-alanine amidase, with protein MTALKIARDVVSPNHGPRPQGLRPDILLLHYTGMPTAAAAIARLCDPLANVSSHYVVDEDGAILRLVPEARRAHHAGVSSWQGTTDINSRSIGIEIVNPGHEFGYRPFPDAQIEAVIALCRDILARQPIAPERVLAHSDVAPERKQDPGELFPWDRLAAAGIGRWVEPSPIADGPAFRRGDEGLPIRALQAMLAHYGYGLDLTGVFDARTEAVVTAFQRHFRPARVDGVADRSTFETLHRLAG; from the coding sequence GTGACCGCCCTGAAGATCGCCCGCGACGTCGTCTCTCCCAATCACGGGCCGCGCCCGCAGGGCCTGCGCCCGGATATCCTGCTCCTCCATTATACCGGCATGCCGACCGCGGCCGCCGCGATCGCCCGGCTGTGCGATCCGCTCGCCAACGTCTCGTCCCATTATGTCGTCGATGAAGACGGCGCGATCCTGCGCCTCGTGCCGGAAGCCCGCCGCGCCCACCATGCCGGCGTGTCGTCCTGGCAGGGCACGACCGACATCAATTCGCGCTCGATCGGCATCGAGATCGTCAATCCGGGCCATGAATTCGGCTACCGCCCTTTCCCCGACGCGCAGATCGAGGCGGTGATCGCACTCTGCCGCGACATCCTCGCCCGCCAGCCGATCGCGCCCGAGCGTGTGCTCGCCCATTCCGACGTGGCGCCGGAGCGCAAGCAGGACCCGGGCGAGCTCTTTCCCTGGGACCGGCTCGCGGCCGCCGGCATCGGCCGCTGGGTGGAGCCGTCTCCGATCGCCGACGGCCCTGCCTTCCGCCGCGGCGACGAGGGCCTTCCGATCCGCGCCCTCCAGGCGATGCTCGCCCACTATGGCTACGGCCTCGATCTGACCGGCGTGTTCGACGCCCGCACCGAGGCGGTCGTGACCGCCTTCCAGCGCCACTTCCGGCCGGCGCGGGTGGACGGCGTCGCCGACCGCTCGACCTTCGAAACGCTGCACCGGCTCGCCGGCTGA
- a CDS encoding polysaccharide deacetylase family protein — translation MVDRSVRVRARFPLAAALGVMLAGSIGVGSALADPPAGCWAPADYSLAPGERTPRRATAADHVSVPNAAAPGLPVLPPYAGVVRRVKLPDGVKLVALTFDLCETGGQVAGYDGPIFDALRRANVPATFFAGGKWLETHPTRAKQIAADPLFQIGNHSWDHANLHIDDLGKVRREILTTETAIADAKVAAVAQCPAATPVSHDRLFRFPYGTCSQAALDSANAVGEIVIQWDVVSGDPADIGAAAIVANVMRQVKPGSIIVMHANGNGKHTREALPLVIEKLRAAGYGFMTVSDLLHAGTPVTVPSCYIEHPGDTAVYDRKAAQKTSAVSHPGNAL, via the coding sequence ATGGTCGATCGGTCGGTTCGCGTGCGCGCGCGGTTTCCTCTTGCAGCGGCGCTCGGCGTGATGTTGGCCGGATCGATCGGCGTCGGGTCGGCCTTGGCCGATCCCCCGGCGGGATGCTGGGCTCCGGCCGATTATTCCCTCGCGCCGGGCGAGCGCACACCGCGGCGGGCGACCGCCGCCGACCACGTCTCGGTGCCGAATGCCGCTGCGCCCGGCCTGCCGGTGCTGCCGCCTTATGCGGGCGTGGTGCGCCGGGTGAAGCTACCCGACGGGGTGAAGCTCGTCGCACTCACCTTCGATCTCTGCGAGACCGGGGGTCAGGTCGCGGGCTATGATGGCCCGATCTTCGATGCCCTGCGCCGCGCCAATGTGCCGGCGACCTTCTTCGCCGGCGGCAAGTGGCTCGAGACCCATCCGACCCGTGCCAAGCAGATCGCGGCCGATCCCCTGTTTCAGATCGGCAATCATTCCTGGGACCACGCCAACCTGCACATCGACGATCTCGGCAAGGTGCGTCGGGAGATCCTGACGACGGAGACCGCGATCGCCGACGCCAAGGTCGCCGCCGTCGCGCAATGCCCTGCCGCGACGCCGGTGAGCCACGACCGGCTGTTCCGCTTCCCCTACGGCACCTGCTCCCAGGCAGCGCTCGACTCCGCCAACGCGGTCGGCGAGATCGTGATCCAATGGGACGTCGTCTCCGGCGACCCGGCCGATATCGGGGCGGCGGCGATCGTCGCCAACGTGATGCGCCAGGTGAAGCCCGGCTCGATCATCGTCATGCACGCGAACGGCAACGGCAAGCATACCCGGGAGGCGCTGCCGCTCGTCATCGAGAAGCTGCGCGCCGCGGGCTACGGCTTCATGACCGTGAGCGACCTCTTGCACGCCGGCACGCCGGTGACGGTGCCGAGCTGCTACATCGAGCATCCCGGCGACACCGCCGTCTACGACCGCAAGGCGGCCCAGAAGACGAGCGCCGTGAGCCACCCCGGCAACGCGCTCTGA
- a CDS encoding extensin-like domain-containing protein, whose amino-acid sequence MRRRTLLTLGVILAGAALVAGCATSFLARPQRAAWRGEVERRCVASGAVKTSSFVKWMAPINGPAACGMDYPFRVSAVQGGYVPLNEPVTLDCAMIPALDIWMARIVQPASLQAFGIPVVKLISMGGYSCRGRDGSRAGKYSEHSFGNAIDIAGFVLADGRRITILKDWRGGTPREQWFLRTVHNGGCRVFKTVIGPDGDGYHQDHLHMDLARHNRNWSGRSCS is encoded by the coding sequence ATGCGACGGCGAACGCTTCTCACTCTCGGCGTGATTCTCGCGGGCGCGGCGCTCGTCGCCGGCTGCGCCACGAGCTTTCTCGCCCGCCCGCAGCGCGCGGCGTGGCGCGGAGAGGTCGAGCGGCGCTGCGTCGCCTCGGGCGCGGTCAAGACGTCGTCGTTCGTCAAGTGGATGGCGCCGATCAACGGACCGGCCGCCTGCGGCATGGATTATCCGTTCCGGGTCAGCGCCGTGCAGGGCGGCTACGTGCCGCTCAACGAGCCGGTCACCCTCGATTGCGCGATGATCCCGGCCCTCGACATCTGGATGGCCCGCATCGTCCAGCCGGCCTCGCTCCAGGCGTTCGGGATACCCGTCGTGAAGCTGATCTCCATGGGCGGCTATTCCTGCCGCGGCCGCGACGGCTCCCGCGCCGGCAAATATTCCGAGCATTCGTTCGGCAACGCGATCGACATCGCGGGCTTCGTGCTCGCCGACGGTCGGCGCATCACCATCCTCAAGGATTGGCGCGGCGGCACCCCGCGGGAGCAATGGTTCCTGCGCACCGTCCACAACGGCGGCTGCCGGGTGTTCAAGACCGTGATCGGCCCCGATGGCGACGGCTACCACCAGGACCACCTGCACATGGACCTCGCCCGCCACAACCGCAATTGGAGCGGGCGGTCGTGCTCGTGA
- a CDS encoding alkylphosphonate utilization protein, whose protein sequence is MSDDDYVYDEATGEWRPASEMAAAAAARAEVRDAAGNVLADGDSVTLIKDLKVKGTSTTLKQGTVIKTIRLTDNPEEIDCRHESIKGLVLRTEFVRKR, encoded by the coding sequence ATGTCCGACGACGATTATGTCTATGACGAAGCGACCGGCGAATGGCGTCCGGCCTCCGAGATGGCGGCGGCCGCCGCGGCCCGTGCCGAGGTGCGCGACGCCGCCGGCAACGTGCTCGCGGACGGGGATTCCGTCACCCTGATCAAGGACCTCAAGGTCAAGGGCACGAGCACGACCCTGAAGCAGGGCACCGTCATCAAGACGATCCGCCTGACCGACAATCCCGAAGAGATCGATTGCCGGCACGAGAGCATCAAGGGCCTCGTGCTGCGCACCGAGTTTGTCCGCAAGCGGTGA
- a CDS encoding META domain-containing protein has protein sequence MITLADLRVRAMRALAGAALVVASALPAVAGGGGLPGLYTITDVDGKPVPAAAKLTIRFSEKASFEGFGGCNHFSGPYKFVGPITAQSVIMGPIRVTKKSCPEDVMSLEHALLRALGTAHTIERADDGAFVIADDKGKTTARLVFKAAD, from the coding sequence ATGATAACCCTTGCCGATCTTCGTGTCCGTGCGATGCGCGCCCTCGCCGGCGCGGCGCTCGTCGTTGCCTCGGCCCTCCCCGCGGTTGCCGGCGGTGGCGGCCTGCCGGGCCTCTACACAATCACCGACGTCGACGGAAAACCGGTTCCGGCTGCGGCGAAGCTGACCATCCGCTTTTCGGAGAAGGCGAGCTTCGAAGGCTTCGGCGGCTGCAACCATTTCTCCGGCCCCTACAAGTTCGTCGGCCCGATCACGGCGCAGTCGGTCATCATGGGGCCGATCCGGGTCACCAAGAAGAGCTGCCCCGAGGACGTCATGAGCCTCGAACACGCGCTGCTGCGGGCGCTCGGCACCGCCCACACCATCGAGCGCGCCGACGACGGCGCCTTCGTCATCGCCGACGACAAGGGCAAGACGACCGCCCGCCTCGTCTTCAAGGCGGCGGATTGA